Proteins encoded in a region of the Mycolicibacterium neoaurum genome:
- the hisS gene encoding histidine--tRNA ligase yields MTDFRAPKGVPDYFPPDSAAFVAVRDGLLGAARRAGYGDIELPIFEETALFARGVGESTDVVSKEMYTFADRGDRSVTLRPEGTAGVMRAVIEHGLDRGALPVKLCYSGPFFRYERPQAGRYRQLQQVGVEAIGIDDPALDAEVIAVADAGFRALGLDGFRLEITSLGDDTCRPQYRELLQDFLFKLDLDEETRQRARLNPLRVLDDKRPHVREMTADAPVMLDHLSDGAKAHFETVLAHLDALGVPYVVNPRMVRGLDYYTKTTFEFVHDGLGAQSGIGGGGRYDGLMSQLGGQDLSGIGFGLGVDRTLLALRAEGKTVGATNRVDVFGVPLGEAAKLELAKLAAALRANGVRVDLAYGDRSLKASMKGADRSGARLALVAGDRDIEAGTVGVKDLSNGEQTDIAVDAVVAEVLSRLG; encoded by the coding sequence GTGACTGATTTCCGCGCCCCCAAGGGTGTGCCCGACTACTTCCCGCCCGACTCGGCGGCGTTCGTCGCCGTGCGTGATGGTTTGCTCGGGGCGGCCCGTCGGGCCGGCTACGGCGATATCGAGTTGCCGATCTTCGAGGAGACCGCGTTGTTCGCGCGCGGCGTCGGAGAGTCCACCGATGTGGTGAGCAAGGAGATGTACACCTTCGCCGACCGCGGTGACAGGTCGGTCACGTTGCGTCCGGAAGGCACCGCAGGGGTGATGCGAGCCGTCATCGAGCACGGTCTGGACCGCGGGGCGCTGCCGGTGAAACTCTGCTACTCGGGGCCGTTCTTCCGGTACGAGCGTCCGCAGGCGGGCCGGTACCGGCAGCTGCAGCAGGTCGGTGTGGAGGCCATCGGTATCGACGATCCGGCGCTGGATGCCGAGGTGATCGCCGTTGCCGACGCCGGATTCCGCGCACTGGGTCTGGACGGCTTCCGGCTGGAGATCACCTCCCTCGGTGATGACACCTGCCGCCCGCAGTACCGGGAGTTGTTGCAGGACTTCCTTTTCAAACTTGATCTCGACGAGGAGACCCGCCAGCGCGCCCGGTTGAACCCGCTGCGGGTGCTCGATGACAAGCGACCGCATGTGCGGGAGATGACCGCCGACGCCCCGGTGATGCTCGACCACCTCTCCGATGGGGCAAAGGCGCACTTCGAGACCGTACTGGCCCACCTGGACGCGCTCGGCGTGCCCTATGTGGTCAATCCGCGGATGGTGCGCGGCTTGGATTACTACACCAAGACCACGTTCGAGTTCGTGCACGACGGGCTGGGCGCACAGTCCGGTATCGGCGGTGGCGGTCGCTATGACGGCCTCATGAGTCAGCTTGGCGGGCAGGACCTTTCCGGAATCGGCTTCGGACTGGGTGTGGACCGCACGCTGTTGGCGTTGCGTGCCGAGGGCAAGACGGTCGGTGCCACCAACCGGGTCGACGTGTTCGGGGTCCCGCTGGGTGAGGCGGCCAAGTTGGAGTTGGCGAAGCTGGCAGCGGCGCTGCGCGCCAACGGTGTCCGGGTGGATCTGGCCTACGGGGACCGCAGTCTCAAGGCGTCCATGAAGGGCGCCGACCGCTCCGGTGCGCGACTGGCGCTGGTGGCGGGCGACCGTGACATCGAGGCGGGCACGGTCGGAGTGAAGGACCTGTCCAATGGCGAGCAGACTGATATCGCCGTCGATGCCGTGGTGGCCGAGGTGCTCTCCCGGCTGGGCTGA
- the dtd gene encoding D-aminoacyl-tRNA deacylase — protein MRVLVQRVRSARVTVEGTTVGEINPTGQGLLALVGITHTDDAALAAKMAEKLWRLRILADEAAAADVDAPILVVSQFTLYANTVKGRRPSWNAAAPRPVAEPLIDAFTAALRELGARVSTGVFGADMQVELINDGPVTVLLELDA, from the coding sequence ATGCGAGTTCTGGTGCAACGGGTGAGGTCGGCGCGGGTGACCGTCGAGGGTACGACGGTGGGGGAGATCAACCCCACCGGTCAGGGGTTGCTCGCACTGGTCGGCATCACCCACACCGACGATGCGGCGCTGGCCGCGAAGATGGCCGAAAAGCTGTGGCGGTTACGCATTCTCGCTGACGAGGCCGCAGCGGCCGATGTCGACGCGCCGATCCTGGTGGTCAGCCAGTTCACGCTGTACGCCAACACCGTCAAGGGCCGGCGACCGTCGTGGAACGCGGCCGCGCCGCGTCCGGTGGCCGAACCGCTGATCGACGCCTTCACCGCCGCGCTGCGCGAGCTGGGCGCCCGTGTCAGCACGGGGGTGTTCGGCGCCGATATGCAGGTCGAGCTGATCAACGACGGTCCGGTGACGGTGCTGCTGGAACTGGATGCGTGA
- the urtE gene encoding urea ABC transporter ATP-binding subunit UrtE: MLELVDVRTGYGRSEVIHGVSLEVPSDGVAAVMGHNGAGKTTLLRAAVGLLKCSAGTVRFDGEDITKLRPSARVARGIAYVPQGQQSFGQLTTAENLQVVADGRKNGKALIDEQLDLFPALKELLGRRAGLLSGGQRQQLAIARALITTPKCLILDEPTEGIQPSVVHEIEQAITALTQRGDLGVLLVEQHIGFALESAQRYYILESGRVTSSGAGGSSSEAEVRAAMAI; this comes from the coding sequence ATGCTCGAACTCGTCGACGTCCGTACCGGTTACGGCCGCTCGGAGGTCATCCACGGGGTGTCCCTGGAGGTGCCCTCCGACGGTGTGGCTGCCGTGATGGGACACAACGGCGCAGGCAAGACGACGCTGTTGCGGGCCGCCGTCGGCTTGCTCAAATGCAGTGCCGGCACGGTGCGGTTCGACGGTGAGGACATCACCAAGCTGCGCCCGAGCGCCCGTGTCGCGCGCGGCATCGCCTATGTGCCCCAAGGCCAGCAATCTTTCGGCCAGCTCACCACCGCCGAGAATCTGCAGGTGGTCGCCGACGGCCGTAAGAACGGCAAGGCACTCATCGACGAACAACTGGACCTGTTCCCGGCACTCAAGGAACTGTTGGGCCGTCGCGCCGGGCTGCTCTCCGGCGGCCAGCGTCAACAGCTTGCGATCGCCCGCGCACTCATCACCACACCGAAATGCCTGATCCTCGACGAGCCCACCGAAGGCATCCAGCCCTCGGTCGTCCACGAGATCGAGCAGGCCATCACCGCGCTGACCCAACGGGGTGACCTCGGGGTGCTGCTAGTGGAACAACACATCGGTTTCGCGCTGGAATCCGCGCAGCGCTACTACATCCTCGAGTCCGGCCGGGTCACCTCCAGCGGCGCCGGCGGGTCGTCCTCGGAGGCCGAGGTGCGCGCGGCGATGGCCATCTGA
- the urtD gene encoding urea ABC transporter ATP-binding protein UrtD has protein sequence MSITVTDDHPEPAAGGNVGMGTQYLEVRGLTVDFDGFKAVSDVDLTLFQGDLRFLIGPNGAGKTTVIDAITGLVPATGSVSKSGVELLGKKVHQIARNGVGRTFQTATVFEQLTVLQNLDIAAGAGRSAWTLLRRRAGVLPAIEEALETTGLTALADKPAGVLAHGQKQWLEIGMLLVQNAEVLLLDEPVAGMSHEEREETGNLLRRIGGERTVVVVEHDMDFMRAFATSVTVLARGQVIAEGSVAEVQANPKVQEVYLGTAAAGTEGVPDELKEES, from the coding sequence ATGAGCATCACCGTGACCGATGACCATCCCGAGCCCGCCGCAGGCGGCAACGTCGGCATGGGCACCCAGTACCTGGAAGTACGGGGCTTGACAGTCGATTTCGACGGTTTCAAGGCCGTCAGCGATGTCGACCTGACCCTGTTCCAGGGTGACCTGCGGTTTCTGATCGGACCCAATGGCGCCGGCAAGACGACCGTCATCGATGCGATCACCGGCCTGGTGCCGGCCACCGGGTCGGTGAGCAAGTCCGGGGTGGAACTGCTGGGCAAGAAGGTCCACCAGATCGCCCGTAACGGCGTGGGCCGCACCTTCCAGACCGCGACGGTCTTCGAGCAGCTGACCGTGCTGCAGAACCTCGATATCGCGGCGGGAGCGGGTCGCTCGGCGTGGACCCTGCTACGCCGTCGTGCGGGTGTCCTACCCGCCATCGAAGAAGCCCTGGAGACAACGGGATTGACCGCGCTGGCGGACAAGCCGGCCGGGGTGCTCGCACACGGCCAGAAACAATGGTTGGAGATCGGCATGCTGCTGGTGCAGAACGCCGAGGTGCTGTTGCTGGACGAGCCGGTGGCCGGGATGAGCCACGAGGAGCGCGAGGAGACCGGCAATCTGTTGCGGCGCATCGGCGGTGAGCGCACCGTCGTCGTGGTCGAGCACGATATGGACTTCATGCGGGCGTTCGCGACCTCGGTGACGGTGCTGGCCCGGGGCCAGGTGATCGCCGAGGGTTCGGTCGCCGAGGTCCAGGCCAACCCCAAGGTGCAGGAGGTCTATCTGGGCACCGCGGCGGCAGGCACCGAGGGCGTGCCCGATGAATTGAAAGAGGAATCCTGA